A single genomic interval of Antarcticibacterium arcticum harbors:
- the rnpA gene encoding ribonuclease P protein component, with protein sequence MSENFPSEEKLKSKILIDRLFLEGKSVQKYPIKLIYAPIANPEITTHKTGVSVPKRNFKKAVDRNYLKRLMREAFRKNKYLVDNNLHQKYALMFIYTGRETLDYNVILAAVINILEKLTEREGNNEK encoded by the coding sequence ATGAGTGAAAATTTTCCTTCAGAAGAAAAACTAAAAAGCAAGATTCTTATAGACCGTTTGTTTCTAGAAGGAAAATCAGTTCAAAAATACCCTATAAAGCTCATTTATGCACCCATTGCAAATCCTGAAATTACCACTCATAAAACAGGGGTTTCGGTACCAAAACGAAATTTTAAAAAGGCCGTTGACCGTAATTATTTAAAGCGGCTCATGCGGGAAGCTTTTAGAAAAAATAAGTATCTTGTAGACAACAACTTACATCAAAAATATGCGTTGATGTTTATTTATACCGGGCGGGAAACACTGGATTATAATGTGATTCTGGCTGCTGTGATCAATATACTTGAGAAATTAACCGAAAGAGAGGGAAACAATGAAAAATAG
- a CDS encoding S41 family peptidase has translation MKNRVIKRIFLVLLGVILLVGTSGFKSDFFAIAKQIEIFTTLFKELNMNYVDETNPAQLMDTAIKAMLEDLDPYTNYWNEQDVEAARMNTAGEYQGIGAAVRISRDRFTILETYKDFPADKAGLKPGDEIIKIGGILVSDFKEDAGELLNGAPNTNITLEYVRQGKTQTTTLTRGTIALKAVPFYELLEDKTGYIVLSRFNSNASSETIKALKDLQSRGAEKIILDLRGNPGGLLSEAILVSNIFLDKGQLITSTRSVIDKYNQQYFTPKEPINTKIPLAVIIDGRSASASEIVAGAIQDLDRGVIIGARSFGKGLVQRPKELVYGTQLKLTISRYYTPSGRCIQALDYRSRDKDGNALRIESENYNEFKTKSGRSVYDGGGILPDIQLKTSEFNPITNALLKHQAIFDFATEYYYSHSLENPENFRFTEADYNVFKQFLKKTNFSYETETESQLKEVLTAANEEGLDKEISAHYNQMITGIEKSKNAEIDNKREEIISLLTDEIIKRYFYQEGLYEYYLKQDPEILEARGVLGNPTKYAGILK, from the coding sequence ATGAAAAATAGAGTGATCAAAAGAATATTCCTGGTCCTGCTTGGGGTGATCCTGCTGGTGGGAACTTCAGGTTTTAAATCGGATTTTTTTGCTATTGCAAAACAAATTGAAATCTTCACCACCTTGTTCAAGGAACTTAATATGAACTATGTTGATGAAACCAATCCGGCGCAATTAATGGATACAGCCATAAAGGCGATGCTGGAAGACCTTGACCCTTACACCAATTACTGGAATGAACAGGATGTGGAAGCGGCAAGAATGAATACCGCAGGAGAATATCAGGGAATAGGGGCTGCTGTAAGAATAAGCAGGGACAGATTTACTATTCTGGAAACCTATAAAGATTTTCCCGCAGATAAAGCCGGTTTAAAGCCCGGGGATGAAATTATAAAAATTGGGGGCATACTGGTTAGTGATTTTAAAGAAGATGCAGGAGAACTGCTTAATGGCGCTCCTAATACAAATATTACACTGGAATACGTGAGGCAGGGTAAAACCCAAACCACCACTTTAACAAGAGGAACCATAGCTTTGAAAGCTGTTCCATTTTATGAGCTTTTGGAGGATAAAACAGGCTATATAGTGCTTTCCAGATTTAATTCCAATGCTTCTTCAGAAACCATTAAAGCCCTGAAAGACCTGCAAAGCAGGGGTGCAGAAAAAATCATTCTGGACCTTAGAGGAAATCCCGGAGGTTTGTTGAGCGAAGCTATTCTTGTGAGTAATATTTTTCTGGATAAAGGCCAGCTTATTACTTCCACCAGGTCTGTAATTGACAAATACAACCAGCAATATTTTACTCCTAAAGAACCTATTAATACAAAAATACCTTTAGCGGTGATAATTGATGGCAGAAGTGCTTCTGCAAGTGAAATTGTGGCAGGGGCAATACAGGATCTGGACAGGGGAGTTATAATAGGGGCGAGGAGTTTTGGAAAAGGCCTGGTACAACGCCCTAAGGAACTGGTTTATGGCACCCAGCTTAAATTGACAATTTCACGATACTATACTCCTAGCGGGCGCTGTATCCAGGCGTTGGATTACCGCTCAAGGGACAAAGACGGGAATGCACTGCGTATAGAAAGTGAAAATTATAATGAATTCAAAACAAAGAGCGGCCGGAGCGTTTATGATGGCGGTGGGATCTTGCCTGATATCCAGTTAAAAACTTCTGAATTCAATCCTATCACCAATGCTTTGCTGAAGCATCAGGCTATTTTTGATTTTGCCACCGAATATTATTATTCTCATTCCCTCGAAAATCCTGAAAATTTCAGGTTTACGGAGGCCGATTATAATGTTTTTAAGCAATTCCTTAAAAAGACCAATTTCAGTTATGAGACAGAAACCGAAAGCCAGCTGAAAGAAGTACTTACTGCGGCAAATGAAGAAGGTTTGGATAAGGAAATCTCTGCACATTATAATCAAATGATCACAGGAATAGAAAAGTCAAAGAATGCTGAAATTGATAATAAAAGAGAAGAGATCATTAGTTTATTAACCGATGAAATAATTAAACGATATTTCTACCAGGAAGGATTGTATGAATATTATTTAAAGCAGGACCCGGAAATACTTGAAGCCAGGGGAGTGCTGGGAAATCCCACAAAATATGCGGGAATTTTAAAATAA
- a CDS encoding GNAT family N-acetyltransferase, translating into MEIKIRTFEQLSQQELYKVLQLRAEVFVVEQNCVYQDIDGKDEKALHILGFENNELVAYTRCFKPGDYFENASIGRVIVKENYRKFGYGHQIMKASVEEIENRYNTSAIKLSAQQYLTQFYESHGFHITGEGYLEDGIPHIAMIKE; encoded by the coding sequence ATGGAAATAAAGATTAGAACCTTTGAACAATTAAGTCAGCAGGAACTCTATAAAGTCCTCCAGTTGCGTGCAGAGGTGTTTGTGGTCGAACAGAATTGTGTTTACCAGGATATAGACGGGAAAGATGAAAAGGCACTGCATATTTTAGGCTTTGAAAATAATGAACTCGTTGCATATACCCGCTGTTTTAAACCGGGAGATTATTTTGAAAATGCTTCTATAGGAAGGGTGATTGTAAAAGAAAATTATCGAAAATTTGGGTACGGACACCAAATTATGAAAGCCTCGGTAGAAGAGATAGAAAATAGATATAATACATCTGCCATAAAACTTTCTGCACAGCAATATCTCACCCAATTCTATGAATCCCATGGTTTTCACATCACTGGCGAGGGATACCTGGAAGATGGTATCCCGCATATTGCGATGATCAAAGAATAA
- the rpiB gene encoding ribose 5-phosphate isomerase B: MKIAIGNDHAGTQYKLAVTTYLESKGIEVTNYGTNSEESVDYPDFVHPVANDVETQATDLGIIICGSGNGASMTANKHQGVRAALCWSVEIAKLAKEHNNANILSIPARFVSQQQAIDMVQTFLDTKFEGGRHQNRIDKIPL; encoded by the coding sequence ATGAAAATAGCAATTGGGAATGATCACGCAGGAACTCAGTATAAATTAGCTGTAACCACTTATCTGGAATCTAAAGGAATTGAAGTTACTAACTATGGTACCAATAGTGAGGAAAGTGTTGATTACCCAGATTTTGTGCATCCCGTCGCAAATGATGTGGAAACCCAAGCTACAGATCTTGGTATTATTATTTGTGGCAGTGGAAATGGAGCTTCGATGACCGCCAATAAACACCAGGGTGTAAGAGCTGCTTTATGCTGGAGTGTGGAGATTGCCAAACTTGCCAAAGAACATAATAATGCTAATATTTTAAGTATCCCTGCCAGATTTGTGTCACAACAACAGGCTATTGATATGGTACAAACCTTTCTTGATACAAAATTTGAAGGTGGACGTCACCAAAACAGAATAGATAAGATACCATTATAA
- the rnr gene encoding ribonuclease R, with product MKKKKNSKSTPEANDLSKSILNILRKTPDATFNYKQIAEKLGVNDANTRNKIIRKLSQLAAKKQIEEVDRGKFKIVGNFEYYTGTLDMTTKGFGYVVVEELEEDVFIPVNALNKALDGDVVEIYIYNRRKKRKSEGEVVRVINRKRTEFVGVLQLKENFGFVAIQDPKMYTDIFVPRNKILDAKDGDKVVVTMEEWPEKSDSPSGSIKQVLGKPGEHNTEIHSILAQYGLPVEFPKEVEDFAQNIDTSIKEDEIKKRRDLRETLTFTIDPEDAKDFDDALSFKVLENGNFEIGIHIADVSHYLQPDTVLDEEAYQRATSIYLVDRVVPMLPEILSNNACSLRPNEEKYTFSAVFEMDKKGYVINEWFGRTVTLSDARFAYEEAQHIIETEKGEIPLEVSIQEKEYVVGDEIVDAVITMNELAKKMRARRMKDGAISFDKVEVKFELNEENEPVGVYYKITKDANKLIEEFMLLANRKVAEFIGKQSPKKTFVYRCHAEPDESKLAALQTVVSKFGYKINLKDRKTITSSLNSLLSDVQGKKEQNLVDTLTIRTMSKAYYSTKNIGHYGLAFDYYSHFTSPIRRYPDVMTHRLLQHYLDKKSSAKEEEYEAKSHHSSEMESLATNAERDSIKFMQVKFMIDHQDESFLGVISGVTEWGIYVEIIDNKCEGMVRLRDIKEDHFEFDQEQYAIKGRKTGKVYTLGDEVYVSVKNADLVKRHLDFNLLGAQK from the coding sequence ATGAAGAAAAAGAAAAATAGTAAAAGTACTCCGGAAGCAAATGATCTCTCAAAAAGTATTTTAAACATTTTAAGAAAGACTCCGGACGCTACTTTTAATTATAAGCAGATAGCAGAAAAATTGGGTGTAAATGACGCAAATACCCGGAATAAAATTATAAGGAAACTTTCTCAACTGGCCGCCAAAAAACAAATTGAAGAAGTTGATCGGGGAAAGTTTAAGATCGTAGGAAATTTTGAATACTACACAGGTACCCTTGATATGACAACGAAAGGGTTTGGATATGTTGTGGTAGAAGAATTGGAAGAAGATGTCTTTATACCGGTAAATGCCTTAAATAAAGCCCTTGATGGGGATGTAGTAGAGATCTATATTTACAACAGGAGGAAAAAAAGGAAATCTGAAGGAGAAGTTGTAAGGGTTATAAACAGGAAGCGTACAGAATTTGTAGGTGTTTTACAATTAAAAGAAAATTTTGGGTTCGTAGCAATACAGGATCCAAAAATGTATACAGATATTTTTGTACCCAGGAATAAAATACTGGATGCAAAAGATGGGGATAAGGTAGTGGTCACTATGGAAGAATGGCCGGAAAAATCTGATTCTCCTTCAGGAAGTATAAAACAGGTACTTGGGAAACCGGGAGAACATAATACCGAAATCCATTCAATTCTTGCGCAATATGGGCTACCCGTGGAATTTCCAAAAGAAGTGGAGGATTTTGCGCAAAACATTGATACTTCAATCAAGGAAGATGAAATCAAAAAAAGAAGAGATCTAAGGGAAACACTCACTTTCACTATTGATCCTGAAGATGCAAAGGATTTTGATGATGCCCTGAGTTTTAAAGTGCTGGAAAACGGAAATTTTGAAATAGGAATTCACATTGCAGATGTTTCTCATTATTTGCAACCGGATACGGTATTGGATGAAGAAGCATATCAAAGGGCAACCTCAATTTATCTTGTAGACAGGGTGGTGCCCATGTTACCAGAGATATTATCCAATAATGCCTGCTCCCTGAGGCCTAATGAAGAGAAATATACCTTTTCTGCCGTTTTTGAAATGGATAAAAAAGGCTATGTTATCAACGAATGGTTTGGGAGAACAGTAACACTTTCAGATGCAAGATTCGCATATGAGGAAGCACAGCATATCATTGAAACAGAAAAAGGAGAAATTCCGCTGGAAGTTTCTATCCAGGAAAAGGAATATGTTGTAGGCGATGAAATTGTTGATGCGGTTATAACCATGAACGAGCTGGCCAAAAAGATGCGGGCCCGCCGGATGAAAGATGGTGCAATTTCATTTGATAAAGTTGAGGTAAAATTTGAACTTAACGAGGAAAATGAACCTGTTGGAGTTTATTATAAGATCACCAAGGATGCAAATAAACTTATTGAAGAATTCATGTTGCTTGCAAACAGGAAAGTGGCGGAGTTTATTGGAAAACAATCTCCAAAGAAAACGTTTGTTTACAGATGCCATGCAGAGCCGGATGAATCTAAACTGGCAGCTTTACAGACCGTTGTGTCCAAATTTGGTTATAAAATCAATTTGAAGGACAGGAAAACCATCACTTCTTCCCTTAACAGCTTGTTATCTGATGTGCAGGGAAAAAAGGAACAAAACCTGGTAGATACCCTTACAATCCGCACCATGAGCAAAGCGTATTACAGCACAAAAAATATTGGGCATTATGGGCTTGCTTTTGATTATTACTCCCATTTTACTTCTCCAATAAGGCGGTATCCTGATGTTATGACCCACAGGTTATTGCAGCATTACCTGGATAAAAAATCCAGTGCCAAGGAGGAAGAATATGAGGCAAAATCCCATCACAGCAGTGAAATGGAAAGTTTGGCGACCAATGCTGAAAGAGATTCTATTAAATTCATGCAGGTAAAGTTTATGATAGACCACCAGGATGAAAGTTTTCTTGGAGTGATCTCAGGGGTTACTGAGTGGGGTATATATGTTGAGATCATTGATAATAAGTGTGAAGGGATGGTTCGTTTACGTGATATAAAGGAAGATCATTTTGAATTTGACCAGGAGCAATATGCTATTAAAGGAAGAAAAACCGGAAAGGTATATACTCTGGGAGATGAAGTTTATGTGTCAGTCAAAAATGCCGATCTGGTAAAAAGGCACCTGGATTTTAATTTGCTGGGAGCCCAGAAATAA
- a CDS encoding head GIN domain-containing protein, protein MLLFFNLKGTAQEIEIELGNFSEIEVTRGLTVNLVPAEENKAVIIGNSREQVRVNVEKGVLKIRSRLKQLLETDNTLVTIYFKNLQEIDARQNSNVEFCTKIKQPLLKIKAREGARVLANVEVENLVATAVTGGSLTVYGKAEIQEIDIKAGGSLRGENLVGSNINVMVNGGGFAHVFARKYVNSSVRAGGNIFIYGNPEEIHEKITFGGSIKKIN, encoded by the coding sequence ATGCTGCTTTTCTTTAACTTAAAGGGAACAGCGCAGGAAATTGAGATAGAACTTGGTAATTTTTCTGAAATTGAAGTTACCCGGGGCCTAACTGTAAACCTTGTTCCGGCAGAGGAAAATAAAGCCGTAATTATAGGCAATAGCAGGGAACAGGTGCGGGTGAATGTGGAAAAAGGTGTTTTAAAAATAAGATCCCGGTTAAAACAATTGCTGGAAACAGATAATACCCTGGTGACCATTTATTTTAAAAACCTTCAGGAAATAGATGCCCGGCAAAATTCTAATGTAGAATTCTGTACAAAAATAAAGCAACCTCTTCTTAAAATCAAAGCCCGGGAGGGCGCAAGGGTTTTGGCTAATGTAGAAGTTGAAAATCTTGTAGCTACCGCGGTAACCGGGGGTTCATTAACAGTCTATGGAAAGGCAGAAATACAGGAGATAGATATTAAGGCAGGAGGTTCTTTAAGAGGTGAAAATCTTGTAGGCAGCAATATTAATGTTATGGTAAATGGGGGAGGTTTTGCCCATGTTTTTGCCAGGAAATATGTAAATTCAAGCGTTAGAGCAGGGGGTAATATATTTATCTATGGAAATCCTGAAGAAATTCACGAAAAAATCACCTTTGGAGGCTCCATTAAAAAGATAAACTAA
- a CDS encoding LysE family translocator, translating into MIQDILAAIPLGFFLAFLLGPVFFVLLETAAIKGFRAAFFFDLGVIVADIVFLLIAYFSTSKLLKSLKDDPALFIFGGMILATYGIMTYIQTKKAIPIEDDTPEVRKLSRTDYLGLSAKGFILNFINIGVLGFWLGLIIVFGPTLDMQTNRIVVFFGTVLGTYLIIDIFKILLAKKLNRKLTPDRIYKMKKGISIVMVVFGGILIGRGFFPKKIERLQDRIEIIQPENVVYEFEKK; encoded by the coding sequence ATGATTCAGGACATTTTAGCAGCTATACCATTGGGATTTTTTCTTGCTTTTCTCCTGGGGCCTGTTTTTTTTGTATTGCTTGAAACCGCTGCTATAAAGGGCTTTAGAGCTGCTTTTTTCTTCGATCTTGGTGTTATAGTAGCAGATATTGTCTTTCTTTTAATCGCCTATTTTAGTACCTCTAAACTATTAAAAAGCCTTAAGGATGATCCTGCCCTGTTTATTTTCGGCGGAATGATCCTTGCTACCTATGGCATTATGACCTATATTCAAACCAAAAAGGCCATTCCCATTGAAGATGATACCCCGGAAGTTCGAAAATTAAGCCGCACAGATTATCTGGGTCTTTCTGCTAAGGGATTTATTCTCAATTTTATAAATATTGGGGTATTGGGCTTCTGGCTGGGCCTTATTATAGTTTTTGGCCCTACGCTGGATATGCAAACCAACAGGATAGTCGTGTTTTTCGGTACCGTACTTGGCACCTATCTTATAATTGACATTTTTAAGATCCTGCTTGCCAAAAAACTAAATCGAAAACTAACGCCGGACCGTATTTACAAAATGAAAAAAGGCATTAGTATAGTAATGGTTGTTTTCGGCGGAATATTAATTGGAAGAGGTTTTTTTCCGAAGAAAATAGAACGTCTCCAGGATCGAATAGAGATCATCCAGCCGGAAAATGTGGTCTATGAATTTGAAAAGAAGTAG
- the folB gene encoding dihydroneopterin aldolase, giving the protein MGKIKLKNIKVFSYHGCLVEEGKIGSDYRVDLSVKGDLAHSAKTDALSDTIDYVHLNRIVKEEMAVRAKLLETVAERILNRVLKELIPVQKVKVAVSKINPPIGGDVGMVTVSRSKSR; this is encoded by the coding sequence GTGGGTAAAATTAAATTAAAGAATATAAAGGTCTTCTCCTACCATGGCTGTTTGGTTGAAGAAGGGAAGATTGGAAGCGATTACAGAGTAGATCTAAGCGTTAAGGGTGATCTGGCCCATTCTGCAAAAACAGATGCCCTTAGCGACACTATAGACTATGTTCATTTAAACCGAATAGTGAAAGAAGAAATGGCTGTAAGGGCCAAACTGCTTGAGACTGTGGCTGAAAGGATCCTCAACAGAGTATTAAAGGAATTAATACCCGTGCAAAAGGTAAAAGTGGCGGTTTCCAAAATTAACCCCCCAATTGGTGGAGATGTAGGTATGGTTACCGTTTCCAGAAGTAAATCCAGATAG
- a CDS encoding glutamine--tRNA ligase/YqeY domain fusion protein, translating into MTENKKSLNFIEQIIEEDLKTNYTQNDLKFRFPPEPNGYLHIGHASSICLNFGLGEKYNAPVNLRFDDTNPTKEEQEYVDAIKEDVLWLGYKWAEECYASDYFQQLYDWAVELIKNDYAYVDSQTSAQIAEQKGTPTEAGKNSPYRNRSVAENLDLFEKMKNGETAEGVHVLRAKIDMTSPNMIMRDPVMYRSLHKKHHRTGNDWNIYPMYDWAHGESDFIERISHSFCTLEFLPHRELYNWFVEKVSKNGEFLPKQREFARRNLSHTVVSKRKLLQLVEQGIVKSWDDPRMPTISGLRRRGYTPASIRKFADTIGIAKRENVIDVSLLEFCIREDLNKTAPRVMGILDPVKLVITNYEEGKEEWLETENNPEDENAGTREIPFSKELYIEREDFKEEANRKFFRLSIGKEVRLKSAYIIQANSVVKDENGEILEIHCTYDPKSKSGSGTEESLRKVKGTLHWVSVPHAIEAEVRLYDRLFSVESPDADKEKDFLEFINPESLKVITGYLEPSLKDAGVADKFQFQRIGYFCVDKESTPENLIFNRTVTLRDSWGKIDQ; encoded by the coding sequence ATGACCGAGAATAAGAAATCCCTGAATTTTATTGAACAGATCATTGAAGAAGATCTGAAAACCAATTATACTCAAAATGACCTGAAATTCAGGTTTCCGCCGGAGCCCAACGGGTATTTGCATATAGGGCATGCCTCATCTATTTGTTTGAATTTTGGACTGGGAGAAAAATACAATGCTCCTGTAAACCTGAGGTTTGATGATACAAATCCAACCAAAGAAGAGCAGGAATATGTAGATGCCATTAAAGAAGATGTGCTTTGGCTGGGATATAAATGGGCAGAGGAATGTTATGCTTCAGATTACTTCCAGCAGTTATATGACTGGGCTGTGGAGCTCATTAAAAATGATTATGCTTATGTAGACAGTCAAACGTCTGCTCAAATTGCCGAACAAAAAGGGACTCCAACCGAAGCAGGGAAGAACAGTCCTTACAGAAATAGGTCGGTAGCAGAGAATCTCGATTTATTCGAAAAAATGAAAAATGGGGAAACGGCCGAAGGAGTTCATGTTTTAAGGGCAAAAATTGATATGACATCCCCAAATATGATCATGAGAGACCCTGTTATGTACAGAAGTTTGCATAAAAAACATCACAGGACTGGAAATGACTGGAATATATATCCAATGTATGATTGGGCCCATGGAGAAAGTGATTTTATTGAGAGAATCTCACATTCTTTTTGTACCCTGGAATTTCTTCCGCACCGGGAATTGTACAATTGGTTTGTGGAAAAGGTTAGTAAAAATGGAGAATTTTTACCAAAACAACGGGAGTTCGCCAGAAGGAATTTAAGTCATACCGTTGTAAGCAAGCGTAAATTGTTGCAACTGGTGGAGCAGGGAATTGTAAAATCCTGGGATGATCCAAGAATGCCTACCATTTCAGGATTAAGAAGACGGGGCTACACCCCGGCATCTATCAGGAAATTTGCTGATACCATAGGAATTGCAAAACGTGAAAATGTTATTGATGTTTCTCTCCTGGAATTCTGTATTAGGGAAGACCTCAATAAAACAGCCCCAAGGGTTATGGGAATTTTGGATCCTGTTAAGCTTGTAATTACTAATTATGAGGAGGGCAAAGAAGAATGGCTGGAGACAGAGAATAATCCCGAAGATGAAAATGCCGGCACAAGGGAGATCCCTTTCTCCAAGGAACTTTATATAGAACGTGAAGACTTTAAGGAAGAGGCCAACAGAAAATTCTTCAGGCTTAGTATAGGTAAGGAAGTAAGACTGAAGAGTGCGTATATCATTCAGGCAAATAGTGTTGTGAAAGATGAAAACGGGGAGATCCTGGAAATTCATTGTACCTATGACCCTAAAAGCAAAAGTGGCAGTGGCACTGAGGAATCCCTTAGGAAGGTTAAAGGAACACTGCATTGGGTCTCTGTTCCCCATGCCATTGAGGCAGAGGTAAGATTGTATGACCGGCTTTTTAGTGTAGAATCACCGGATGCCGATAAGGAAAAGGATTTTCTTGAATTCATTAATCCAGAATCGCTCAAAGTTATTACCGGCTATCTTGAACCCTCATTAAAGGATGCGGGAGTAGCCGATAAATTTCAATTCCAGCGAATAGGATATTTTTGTGTAGATAAGGAAAGCACCCCTGAAAATCTCATTTTTAACCGTACCGTTACCTTAAGGGATTCCTGGGGTAAAATTGATCAATAA
- a CDS encoding YtxH domain-containing protein, which translates to MANSGSTLLALLTGAAIGAAVGLLYAPDSGEHTREKLSKDAKKAQDQFNKKYNETTSNLSTKAKKARKDFEHRLEETLSSASHKADEILAAMETKLDDLRKQNAKLQKDEKKDTARTSTNKPNQAVV; encoded by the coding sequence ATGGCAAATTCTGGAAGTACTTTATTGGCTTTATTAACCGGTGCAGCAATTGGAGCTGCTGTTGGATTATTATATGCTCCGGATAGTGGAGAACATACCCGGGAAAAACTTAGCAAGGATGCTAAAAAAGCCCAGGATCAATTCAATAAAAAATATAATGAAACTACTTCAAACCTAAGCACTAAGGCTAAAAAAGCCAGAAAAGATTTTGAGCACCGTTTGGAAGAAACTCTATCTTCAGCCAGTCATAAGGCAGATGAGATCCTTGCTGCAATGGAAACCAAACTTGATGATCTTAGAAAGCAAAATGCCAAGTTGCAAAAGGATGAGAAGAAAGATACCGCCCGTACCAGCACCAACAAACCGAATCAGGCAGTAGTATAA
- a CDS encoding phage holin family protein — MAFEKQSNSIRELKEQISAYQHSTAEYLKLIIYKKIVKSALSLVNILLIGFVSLIALLFLSIAVAISISNALDSPSAGYYIVGGFYVLLLILFFAFGRKVLEKTVLIKSSRNFFND; from the coding sequence ATGGCATTCGAAAAACAATCCAATAGTATAAGGGAACTTAAAGAACAAATTAGCGCCTACCAACATAGTACGGCGGAATATCTCAAGCTTATTATCTATAAAAAAATAGTAAAAAGCGCTCTTTCCCTTGTTAATATATTATTGATTGGTTTTGTAAGCCTGATTGCCCTGCTTTTCTTGTCAATTGCTGTTGCAATAAGTATAAGCAATGCCCTGGATAGTCCAAGTGCCGGTTATTATATAGTTGGAGGCTTTTATGTCCTCCTGTTAATCCTGTTCTTTGCGTTTGGTAGAAAAGTACTTGAAAAAACAGTACTTATCAAATCCTCCAGAAATTTCTTTAATGACTAA
- a CDS encoding DUF6327 family protein → MKEYSSFEEIDRDIKILKLQNQIDKEEVKLSIEKTKEALSPLSIIGSSVRAAYKKVQEFKAVVTAVGKQVING, encoded by the coding sequence ATGAAAGAATACAGTTCATTCGAGGAAATAGACAGAGATATCAAAATTCTTAAGTTACAGAACCAGATAGACAAAGAAGAGGTTAAACTTAGCATTGAAAAAACCAAAGAAGCTCTTAGTCCCTTATCAATAATTGGAAGTTCTGTGAGAGCGGCGTATAAAAAGGTTCAGGAATTCAAGGCTGTTGTAACTGCGGTGGGTAAACAGGTTATAAACGGATAA
- a CDS encoding SPFH domain-containing protein: MIGYILISLIILFSLVILFSGIFTVKQQTSAVLERFGKFRTIRNSGLHFKVPLIDQIAGRINLKVQQLDVLVETKTKDDVFVKLKISVQFQVIKTNVYDAFYKLESPHDQITSYVFDVVRAEVPKMKLDDVFERKDDIAIAVKQELNQAMSDYGYDIIKTLVTDIDPDAQVKAAMNRINAAEREKVAAEYIAEAERIKIVAKARAEAESKRLQGQGIADQRREIARGLEESVDVLNKVGINSQEASALIVVTQHYDTLQAIGEETNSNLILLPNSPQAGSDMLNNMIASFTASNQIGEAMRARNAELKATKEIKSRRNKIQRDQRNSDTDTREEL, translated from the coding sequence ATGATTGGTTATATTTTAATTTCCTTAATAATATTGTTTTCACTGGTTATTCTTTTTTCAGGAATATTCACGGTGAAGCAGCAAACCTCTGCAGTACTGGAACGTTTTGGAAAATTCAGGACAATTCGAAATTCCGGGCTTCATTTCAAGGTTCCCCTTATAGACCAGATTGCCGGCAGGATAAACTTAAAGGTCCAGCAACTGGATGTTCTTGTGGAAACCAAAACAAAGGATGATGTGTTTGTTAAACTGAAGATCTCTGTACAATTTCAGGTTATAAAAACAAATGTTTATGATGCATTTTACAAACTGGAAAGCCCCCACGACCAGATCACCTCTTATGTTTTTGATGTGGTAAGGGCTGAAGTTCCTAAAATGAAGCTGGATGATGTATTTGAGAGAAAAGATGATATAGCCATTGCAGTAAAACAGGAATTAAACCAGGCAATGTCAGATTATGGATATGATATTATAAAAACCCTGGTTACAGATATAGACCCCGATGCCCAGGTTAAAGCGGCAATGAACAGAATCAATGCTGCGGAAAGAGAAAAAGTTGCAGCCGAATATATTGCCGAGGCCGAAAGAATAAAGATAGTGGCAAAAGCCCGCGCAGAAGCCGAAAGCAAGCGATTGCAAGGCCAGGGTATTGCAGATCAACGCCGGGAGATAGCAAGAGGCCTTGAGGAAAGTGTTGATGTACTGAATAAGGTAGGGATCAATTCACAGGAAGCGTCGGCTTTAATAGTGGTAACCCAGCATTATGATACCCTGCAGGCCATTGGGGAAGAAACAAATTCAAATCTTATTTTACTTCCCAATTCGCCGCAGGCAGGAAGCGATATGCTGAATAATATGATAGCCTCTTTTACTGCGTCCAATCAAATTGGAGAAGCAATGAGAGCCAGGAATGCTGAATTAAAAGCTACGAAGGAAATTAAGAGCAGAAGGAATAAAATTCAGAGAGATCAAAGAAATTCAGATACAGATACAAGAGAGGAACTGTAG